From Deltaproteobacteria bacterium:
CGGGTGCGCGACAAATTTGTGGGTAACGTGGTTCGGTGTTATGGCCGTCATTCCCGCGAAAGCGGGAATCCAGTTTGGCGTTTGGCGCTATGGACAAGCAGTTCTGCGTTTACATCCTGGCCAGCAAACGGAACGGCACGCAGTACATTGGGGTGACCTCACAGCTGGCAACGCGGGTGTGGCAGCATAAGAGCAAGGTAGTGGAGGGTTTTTCGGCCAAGTCCGGCGTTGACAAGCTGGTCTACTACGAAGCGCACGGCTGCGCAGAGACCGCAATCATGCGGGAGAAGCAGCTGAAGAAGTGGCGCCGCGCCTGGAAGATGACAGATTGCGTCCCTTTCGGCCATGGGCCTCGGCCTGACAGTACACAGTACTGTCAGCATGCTGAGGATTTGCCCGGTCGGCTGCACGTTACCCACAGATTTGTCGCACACCCCCCGGCGGCGTTATCGACAACGAGGCCGAAGTTGCGTAG
This genomic window contains:
- a CDS encoding GIY-YIG nuclease family protein; the protein is MDKQFCVYILASKRNGTQYIGVTSQLATRVWQHKSKVVEGFSAKSGVDKLVYYEAHGCAETAIMREKQLKKWRRAWKMTDCVPFGHGPRPDSTQYCQHAEDLPGRLHVTHRFVAHPPAALSTTRPKLRRR